The genomic interval CTCCCCCTCGCATTAGCCAGCGTGGAATCGGTCATGCTCAACCCGTCATGGATTGGCAACAAAACCGCTTTGTCCTGTATGCAAATTTAGTATACATTGATTGTATACAATTTACGCGTTCCATATTTTTTACATCTTGCTACCGATTAAATGTCCAATTATTTACACGTCAGGAGATTTGCTTATGTTTCTTTCGCCGGTTTACTCTCTTCGTCGTTTGGCGTACCAAGGGTTGCTGGCCCACGTTGAGGAAAGAAAAACTGTTGACATAGTGATGGACAATCAGCCCTTTAGGGTCGAGAATAGCTGGCTGGTGAGTCTGAAAAAGCTGCGCCCCTATTGGGCGGGATTAGGCCTGGCGATCGCATTGGCGAGTATTGCCTGCGCTTCCATTTTGGTCGTGATTGCTGAGCGATCGATGAGTCCAAGTGCGATCGCGTTTAATCGGCTTCTAATCGCCGGAGTTGTTTTTGCCCTATGGCAATCCTGTCCTTTCCCACTGAACAAGAATCGATCAACCGAGCCTCTTGCGGATCAGCATCCAAATCGTTGGCGAATCATGGGGATCTTCGTATTAGCTGGCTGTAGTTTCGCCGGGTCGCTGGGATGCGCCGCCTGGTCGTTAACTCAGACAACGGTAGCCAACTCGACGTTGCTCAATAACCTGATGCCGCTGTTCACGACTCTGGGAGCCTGGTTGCTGCTGGGGCAACAGTTCAATCGTCGCTTTGTGATTGGTTTGGCAGTGGCGATCGTAGGGGTAATCACGATCGGCATCCAAGATTTACACCTGGCAGATGCACAGCTCACGGGCGATGCCGTAGCCCTTC from Candidatus Obscuribacterales bacterium carries:
- a CDS encoding DMT family transporter, producing the protein MFLSPVYSLRRLAYQGLLAHVEERKTVDIVMDNQPFRVENSWLVSLKKLRPYWAGLGLAIALASIACASILVVIAERSMSPSAIAFNRLLIAGVVFALWQSCPFPLNKNRSTEPLADQHPNRWRIMGIFVLAGCSFAGSLGCAAWSLTQTTVANSTLLNNLMPLFTTLGAWLLLGQQFNRRFVIGLAVAIVGVITIGIQDLHLADAQLTGDAVALLAAIFLAITLLCVERLRIHYSTAATMAGLSFIGAAFLLPFACLSSDRLFPNTSTCSLAVVALALISQVVGHGLLTYSLKSFSSSLVSVLMLAIPVMSSLLAAVLFGQHLGWVNSIAFGIVLIGIYLAISGQAISAAQE